One Trichormus variabilis 0441 genomic window, TTTTGACGCTGAATTTTTATTATCCCCACGAAATCGACGAACATAATCTATTGGTAGCCCTCCCTTAGATGATAAAGGCAGTAGTATTAAAGGTTCTTTTTCTGTCCCGTTCCAACTTATTTCTAGAAAAGAATCACGTTCTAATAATGCTTTTATAAATTCATCATTTTGATAAGCATCAAGTACCCTACTTCCTTCAGGAATATGAATATTATGTGCTTTTATAGATACAACAAGCTCTTCTGAACTATTGTCATGAGTTGCTGTGATTGCAAATCTCGTTTCTAATTGAATCTCGTGTCCATAAAAAAGGTGACGTACATCCAGTTCTAGTGAGTTGTTAGACTTTTCATCAAAACAAAATTCACTCCGGCTAGTCATTTTCTGAGCTAATAAATCAACTTTATTTCGTGAGCATAACAGTTGAATAGCTTCTAATATTGATGTTTTACCTGTATTATTTTTACCCACTAGTAAATTCACTCTACCAAGCTGCTGAAGTTCAAAAGAGTGGAAACCTCGAAAATTTTCTATTCTTATCGACTTCAACATAATTTTGCTAGCCGAAGATGAAACACAGATAACAAATACTATTAAGATTAGTAATTGTAACATTTTTAGTTTAGCAAACAGTGGCGATCGCTCACTCTACTCCACAGTATCAATTTTTCCTTGCGGCTCTGCAACTTCAAACTTTACTTTGTTATATAAATCCTGTAAGGTAATCTCGAAGGGTACAGTTACAAGTGCGATCGCTTTATTTTCTTCATCATACTCACGCAGGTTGCATTGCTTTTTCTCTGTCTTAGAAAACTGCTCTATACGAATCTGGTTTTGGTCAATTAACAAATACTTTCCTCCTGCGTCCTGACTTCCTCGATAAATCTTTAACTACGTATTATGGATTACGAGTTATCCCCACAACCTTCTCCCTGCTCTCCCATTTAATCGATTGTGGGCATCTTCTAATAAATTAGGAATGTCTAACTTTTCTGGACACCGAGGTAAACAATCACCGCATTCTGTACAACGGTTAGCTTTCATACCTGGGAACCAGTGACCGGCATTTTCAAACATTCCGTAACGGTATTGTCCGTAATCTGTCATGTTGTATGCCACTGCCAAATTTCGTAACCTAAGAACTTCAGGAATATTGATGTTTTCTGGACAGGGTAAACAAGCATAGCATTGGCTACACTTATCAGTTTCTAAAACTGACTCTTGATGATTTTGTAAGCGTTGAAAAATGGTAATTTCTGCTGATGTTAGTTCGCCACAACTATCAGCGACTTGTAAGGGTTCGACCAATTCCTCTGGAGTGGCTGGCCCTACACTCAAGGTAGTAATTCGTTGATCACTGAGTAAAAATCTATAGTTTAATTCTAGAGGCGAAAGGGGCTGACACAAATCTTGGAGGGTTTGGGGTGCTGTGTACAGTTTTCCTCCCTTATCGGCTGGAGAGATAATAAAAATGCCCATATCCTTTTCAGATGCTAGTTTGATAGCTGGGGCATTTCTTTGAAAGAAATAGTAATAGTGGAGATTAACGAATTCAAAAAAATCTGTGTTAATTGCTGCTTGAATTACCTCTAATGAACCGTGGGTAGAAAAGCCAACGTGTCTAATTCGTCCGTCGTTAATCGCTTCCTCGACAGCTTTCATACAGCCACCTTTGGCTTGTACCCACTCCAGATGTTCCCAAGTATTCAAGCCGTGAATTCCTAGACAATCCAGATAATCTAAATTCAATCGTTCTAGGGATTCATCGATGTACCGACGCATACTATCAGCATCAGATGTTGGTGGAATTTTGGTAGTTACGTAAAGTTGGGAACGAGCTACAGATAAACCGACTTTGATTGCTTGGCCAAAATACTCCTCACTTTTACCATAACCTCTGGCTGTTTCTATATGATTAATTCCTAGCGCTAAAGCTGTGGCAATAGTTTGCTGCACATTTTCGCTATCAGCCAAGTAGCGCATTGTCCCTAAAGAAAAAACCGAGAGGTGCAGATTAGTTTTGCCAAAGCGTCGGTAGAGCATAGTTTGAGTGCAGTCAAGCCCTGTGGGCATAGTGCGCTTATATCGGTAGCAGAATGTTCCGCCCGTTTTGATTCCTGAGTATCAGATGATGAATCTTTTCTCCAAAAGAGTTAAATACTAACAAAAACCAATACCAGAAAATTGTCTTTTCATGCTAATTTTTGCGTCCTTTTTCTTCAAAATTCCCCAATTCATGGCTCAACACTTTGTCTAACTGTCACCATTACCAAAGCGCTTAATTAAATCCTCAGGACGAAGATTGGAAATAAATTCCCGAAAGGCTTCTTGTTCGGCTTCATCAGCGTCACGGTCTACGGGAATAGAGGCATCAGCAATTACTTCTTCCATAACCCAAATAGGGGTATTTGTACGGAGAGCAACAGCGATCGCATCACTGGGACGTGCATCGATTTCTTTCTTGACTTCACCTTGCTGAACAATTAAGGCTGCATAAAATGTATCCTTTTGCAAGGAATGGATAATCACCTTTTCTAGAGTCATGTTCCACGCCTCTAGAATATTGACCATCAGGTCGTGGGTTAAGGGACGGGGAGGCTTTTGATTCTCCAGTGCGCCCATAATTGCCCTAGCCTGTTCCTGACCAATATAAATTGGTAATGCTCGGCGATCGGAAGCGTCTTTCAACAAGACGATGGGGCTGCGGGTTATGGCATCTAATGCTATGCCAGCGACTTTCATTTCAATCATTGACTAAGCCTCTATCATCCTTTGAGTTATTAAGGCTAAGTGATTAATAATACCCATTACCGGGTAAGTAAAATCAGGAATAAACATAGTCATTGTTTTCTATAATTGCCTCTATTAAACTCCGAACTGGTTGTGAACACCAGAGTAATGGAAAATGGGTCTTTGTAGACAATAACCTTCTTAACCAAGTATGCCTTGTGAAAGATGTAATTGTGTTAATAACCTTATAATAAATAGAGTCAGAAAATATACTCAGAATTTTTGCCATTCTTGTGAGAATTACCAGTGGATTTTCGGCAAAATTAAGTAATAAATAAAGTTAGTTTTACAAAAAAGCCGTGTTTACAGGATTAGTACAGGCATTAGGAACAATCAAACCTTTAGGGGGCGATTCTTGGCAGATTACTTGTGTGAGTCAGTCATTATCAATTATGCAGGATCTGGCTTACGGTGACAGTGTTGCGGTAGATGGTGTTTGCTTAACAGTGGAAGAAATTTTAAAAGATGGGTTTATCGCCTCAGCTTCCCCGGAAACTTTGCGCCGCACCACTCTAGGAAATGAGCAAACACAACAAGGATACGTCAACCTAGAAACTTCCTTAAGAGTTGGTGGTAAAGTCGGCGGTCACTTTGTCATGGGTCATGTAGATGGGGTAGGTCAATTGCTAGGGTTTGAACAGACAGCCAGTTCTTGGGAAATGACCTTTACTGCACCGGAAGCGATCGCACGTTACATTGTCCCCAAGGGTAGCATTACTGTCAATGGCATTAGTCTCACTGTAGCTGCCTATGAGCCTGAATTATCTCAGTTTACCGTGGCAGTTATTCCTCTTACTTACGCTGAGACTAATCTCCGCTATCTTGTCCCTGGCAGCTTGGTAAATTTGGAAGGGGATATCTTAGGCAAGTACGTCGAAAAATTTCTCCAACCCGGTCAACGTCGCACCACAGATACAGATATTACGCCTGCATTTCTTTTAGAGCATGGATATCTGTAATTTGTAATTCCGAGACCTGGAAGGCCTGGAGTATGGGAGTGTTAACACTCCCAGTCCCCAGTCCCTAATCCCTAATCCCTAATCCCTAATCCCTAATAGCTCGTGCTGTACGTGAACTGTTGAGCAATTGGCTGAGGGCAATCTGTAGTTGTACACCAGGGTCAACAGCCACCCATCCGTTTTGTGTCAGGTGGCGTACTTCAAAGTGGAGGTGAGGACCTGTGGAGTTACCGGTGCTACCGACTCGTCCAATTACCATTCCTGGTTCTACCCATTGTCCTGGTTGGACTAGTAATTCTGACATATGCCCATAGAGGGTTTGTTGAGCAGAACCATGATTGAGGATAACCGTTAAACCATAACCACCCACCCAATCAGAAGTCGCTACTTGACCCCTAGCGGCTGCCAAAACCGGTGTACCTGTAGGCGCACCTAAATCAGTGCCGGCGTGGAAGCGCTGATTACCTGTGATGGGGTGGACACGCCAGCCGAACAGGGAAGTGATGGGAGAAGCGACAGCTAAAGGATAAACCATGCCTGTACCGCGATAGGCGATGGTATTGGCGTAAGGAATTTGTGGTAATACCGATGCCAAGGGGATGTCGTAAGCTACGGTGCTGACGCGAGGAGCAACGTTACCTTCTGCCATTGGTGGGGGTAGTGTACCACCACTGGGAGCAATGGGAGTCGCGCTAACTGTTGTCGTGCTGACGAAATTGCTGGGGTTAGGAATAAAGCGATTGGGGTGATATGAGGCTTTGGTGGAGCCAGCAGCAGCGACCCCAGAATTGCCCCATCTAGCATTGTTGTTAGTGGCTAGGAGTCGCCGGGCTGGGGGTACAGTAGCTAACTGAGCATTTTGACTTCTTCTGAGCCAAGAGGGGGATGATTTGCCACTGGAATTAGCTACAGGCTGGTTATCCGCAGGTTTAGCGCAGGCGTTGCCAATCCCTTGTCCTGAAGACAACACAGTACGACAACCACTGGAGCGTTCTGTGATGATTACAGAATTTGGCGCTTGATAAGTACCCGCAGTTTTATCACTGTAATCGTTTGGGTCAATATAAGCGTTGTTAAAATCCCTGGTTTGCTCTGCCGCAACACCATTGTTGGCAGGTTTGGCAAAGGCTGGAAGGTTATCTCTGAGGGAAGGTGTCGGAGTTGCTACTTCTGGGTCTTTGGTAGGGGTAACTCGTGGAGTTTCTGCTACCTTGGGTTTAACTTCTGGGTTCTTAGTGGGAGCAACGCGGGAAGTTTCTACTTGTGGTTGCGACTGTCGCACACTAAAAACGGGTTCAGTAGACTCAGGCTTGGGTTGAGACTGTCTAGTTTCGGCTACTTCTTGCTTACGCAGTCTTTGTTTAAGTGAGGCTCGTCGTTGGGAAAATTTTGGCTGAGTTGGTGATGCTTCCGGTATAACAATATCTTTTTTTACAGTAATTGTGCCTGCTGCGGGCTGGGCATTTTCAATAGTAGGAACGATGTTATCTATGGATGTTTCCGTTTGGGCGACTGCTAATCCGCCACTAAGAAGGCTAACGCTACTCAACAAACACAGACTTTGTGCTGGTAGGGTATAAGCTAGACGTTTTGTGGTCAAACCTTGTTGCTGTGGTTGGTGCAAATGGTTATGGGCAGAGTTATGGCGCTGCGTCATTTGTTCTCTCTTTTATGTTTAATTTTGCTAAACAGATGATGACAGTGGTTTGTCTAGCCCAAAGAGCGATTTTTTAAACAAACCTAATATGTACCTAAAGACCTACGATAACCCAAACTAATTGTACCGGGTTCTAAATAAAGTTCTGGTGCTTTGGTGTCAGTTACGCAAGCTGTTTCTAAAGACACGCGTAAATCTCCCTGCGGCGTAACTCCCACCACAATACCGGAAAGATCATTGACGTGTACGCGATCGCCCATATTCACCAATAATTCTGAATAGCGAGACAAGAGTATGCTAATTCCTTCTTGGAAAAGGCACACCATACCGGACTCTATACCCAGTAAGACCTTACTGGTTAAGGTTTCTAGACAAGATATGGGTTTATGGATTTGGTCAGCCTGCCATGATTCTAAGTTAATTCCCGTCTCTGGTACTGAATTCGACCAGTTAATACCCACACCGACAACAGCTTGGGAAATCTGACCTTGGCTGACTTTTGTTTCTGTTAAAATTCCACCTAATTTACGTCCCTCCAAAACTAAATCATTGGGCCATTTAATCCCCACATTCACCCCAGATTCCCGTAATTGACAGGCAATTCCCCAAGCAGTAGCTAAAGTTATTTGATAACTGGCATTTGCGTCTACCTTGGGAGTGAGTGCTACAGAAACATATAATCCCCCCGTTGGCGAAACCCACTGACGACCCCATTGTCCCCGTCCGGCTGTTTGTTGTGTGGCAATAACTACGGAACCTGTACTTGCACCTTGGTCGATTAATCCCCAGAGGGTTTTGTTAGTTGAGGCGACAGTAGAAAAAATATGCAGCGAAAATGGTAAATAGCCATACTTCCGTGCTGTTTGCAGAGCAGTTTCTAATTTTTGTTGATTAAATTCCCCAGCCATTAACCGAAATCCCGTTGATCAAGTTAGCATTAATTGGCTGATGAGTGATTTTCTGTTTAGGTTTGGTTCAAGATGCACACTTGGCACTGGCACAATTGGGAAGGACTACCTTACTTGAGTTGTATTCTCTTAAAAGATTGGCAGCACGGCTTTTTTACACAGCAATTTTGGCCGCGATCGCCCCACGAATTAACAAAGGTGCTGCACCCAGAAGCATCAGCATATCGCTTGAAGCAGGTGCATGGCAATACTGTCCTTACCCCGCAAGAAGTTGACAATCAAACTGATGGCAATACGGACGATTCTGCTTTAGCCTCTGCCGATGGTTTGTTGAGTCAGCAACCCCTAGAAGCGATATGGGTAGCCAGTGCAGATTGTACACCAGTGTTGATTGGAGATGTGAAAACTGGGCAGGTGGCCGCACTCCATGCGGGTTGGCGGGGTACAGCCCAGAAAATTGTCCCCCAAGCGATCGCCCGGATGCAAACACACGGCACTCAGTTAGCCGATTTACGCATTGCATTGGGACCAGCGATCGCCGGTGAGGTTTACCAAGTCTCTGTCAATGTCGCCGCCGAAATTGGGGCTAGTATCATATCACATGAAGACGCTCACACAATCATCAATTCATTACACGAGCTACCCCACTCACCCTTACTAGCCGACCCAGAACCAGGAAGGGTGAGGGTTGATGTCAGACGAGTCAATGCTTTACAGCTAGAAAACTTAGGTATTAGCCTAGAGCAAATAGCGATCGCTCCTTATTGTACATACCAAACACCGGAGCATTTCTTCTCTTATCGCCGTGAAAAACAGAAAAAAGTGCAGTGGTCAGGGATTGTTAGCCATTAGTCAACAGTCAACAGTCAACAGTAATTTGTTATGAATCTAGACTTTACCAACTAAATTATTACTAACAGAATTAATTGCGGATAACTTTCTACCGTAGTAAATGGCGACGAAAGCCGTGAGATTCATAAACAAGCTATAAATAGCCGCAGGAATCGCCATGTCTTGGTTTTTTAGCAGTCCAGCAGTGATGGCGATCGCTAGTGTACCGTTTTGAATTCCCACTTCTATGGCGACACAAATTTGCTGAGGGATGTTGAGTTGAAAGAATTTACTCATATACCATCCAGACAACATGGCGAGGATATTCAAAATTACTACTCCCACACCCACTTGCACAATAAAGCCGGGGATACGGTTCCATTCACGAATTACGAGGATCAAAATAATTAAAGCCAAAAAGGCGATCGCTAGGCGATTGGTTACTTTTTCTAAGCGCAAGGCGGTTGCGGGAAAGATGCGCTTGATATACATTCCCAACCCAATCGGCACAATTGTAATTAAAAATATTTGTAGCATTGTGGAACCAATGGGTAAGGCGATCGCTGCCGTTTGTCCCAAAAAATGCTGGAGTGCTAAATTAGCAAATATAGGAATTGTAAATATTGTAACCATACTGCTGACGACAGTCAGGGTCACCGACAATGCCACATCGCCTTTAGCCAAGTAGGTAATCATATTCGATGAAGGGCCGCCTGGACACAAAGACAAAATGACCAATCCCACAGCAATTTCTGGCTGCATCGGCACAGCTTTAGCAACTAAAAAGCCTATGATTGGTAAAAGAATTAGCTGAGTTATCGAACCAATAGAGACTGCTTTAGGATATTTCGTGACACGTTTAAAGTCTTCTATCTGCAAAGATAGCCCCATACCCAGCATGATAATCGCTAGGGCTAAAGGCAAAATCACATTAGTAAACACATTTGCCTGCATAAACCTGAATTTTCACCTTATAACTGCAATTTTTGGGATACATCAGCAGTTTACAGTAGTTTTTAATCCAGGTACCAGGGAACGAGAATAGGAATTTTTACTGTTGGCTAAAAATGAAAAATGCTGTTTGAAATAGTCCGACTATTAAGCCTAATATTCCACCTAGACTGACAATTGCCTGTAATTCATTTTTAACAATTCCCTCAATTGCTGCTTCTAAATCAGCAGGTGAAGTTGATTTTACACGGTCAACAATTACTTGATCTATAGACAAAATAGGAATTACCTGGGCAACAATGACCTCTAAATCTTTTTCTAGGTATCGTTCTAAAATTAGAGCTAATTCTTGGCTGACGACTTCTAAAGAACTCATAACCACTGGTGAATTACTCAGACGATTTAACAGCAATTCGGCGATATTTTCCCAGTTGATAGAGTCTGTTAATCCTTGTAGTAAGTCGCTACCACTGGTTTGAATATATTGACGAACAGTTTCTCGTGTAGTTTTTCGCAGTTGTCTGACTGTGCCGATTGGTAAATTTTGCAATGTTAAATTCTGCAAAATTTTTCTGAAGCGATCGCGCATCTGCAAATCTTGAATTAATTCTGTTAAACGATTATTAGTCGCTTCTTTTTCATCTAGACAAAAAGTACGTAACCTTGTAAGGGTGTTACGTAAACCAAACAGATTTGCTACTACCCAATAAGTACCACTGGTTTTTTCCCGAAAGCTTTCGTCAATAATTTGAATTGTGCGATCTGTTAAGAAATCTACAATCGCTTGCCGGATAACATCTGGTGGCAAAACAACTTCTAAGAACCAATCGGCTAGTCTACTAGCTTGTTCTTCACTGAGTTGTAATTCTAGGAGGATCTGATCAAAAATCTGATTAATTTGCGCTTCTAAAAAATCTTCCCTTCTTGCCAAAACCTTGAGTAAGCGAGGCAATGATTCCCCTATCAAATCCCGCAAAATACCCGCTACAATTTTGGCGCTTTTCTTGTTTGTATCGGTTTTAATTTGATCTATGGCAAGTTGCAACAACCAGAGAATTGCACCTTGTACACGCTCAGTTTTCAATAAACGCCGTGCCAATTTTTGCAATTCATCGGGTGTCAGTAACGACCCCATGATTGTATCAGAAATATTCTTTGCCAAACGTTCCTGGTTGCGAGGAATCAATCCGGGTGTGAATGGCACTCTTCGTCCGCCAATATAAA contains:
- a CDS encoding peptidoglycan DD-metalloendopeptidase family protein, whose amino-acid sequence is MTQRHNSAHNHLHQPQQQGLTTKRLAYTLPAQSLCLLSSVSLLSGGLAVAQTETSIDNIVPTIENAQPAAGTITVKKDIVIPEASPTQPKFSQRRASLKQRLRKQEVAETRQSQPKPESTEPVFSVRQSQPQVETSRVAPTKNPEVKPKVAETPRVTPTKDPEVATPTPSLRDNLPAFAKPANNGVAAEQTRDFNNAYIDPNDYSDKTAGTYQAPNSVIITERSSGCRTVLSSGQGIGNACAKPADNQPVANSSGKSSPSWLRRSQNAQLATVPPARRLLATNNNARWGNSGVAAAGSTKASYHPNRFIPNPSNFVSTTTVSATPIAPSGGTLPPPMAEGNVAPRVSTVAYDIPLASVLPQIPYANTIAYRGTGMVYPLAVASPITSLFGWRVHPITGNQRFHAGTDLGAPTGTPVLAAARGQVATSDWVGGYGLTVILNHGSAQQTLYGHMSELLVQPGQWVEPGMVIGRVGSTGNSTGPHLHFEVRHLTQNGWVAVDPGVQLQIALSQLLNSSRTARAIRD
- a CDS encoding bifunctional nuclease family protein; the protein is MIEMKVAGIALDAITRSPIVLLKDASDRRALPIYIGQEQARAIMGALENQKPPRPLTHDLMVNILEAWNMTLEKVIIHSLQKDTFYAALIVQQGEVKKEIDARPSDAIAVALRTNTPIWVMEEVIADASIPVDRDADEAEQEAFREFISNLRPEDLIKRFGNGDS
- a CDS encoding aldo/keto reductase codes for the protein MLYRRFGKTNLHLSVFSLGTMRYLADSENVQQTIATALALGINHIETARGYGKSEEYFGQAIKVGLSVARSQLYVTTKIPPTSDADSMRRYIDESLERLNLDYLDCLGIHGLNTWEHLEWVQAKGGCMKAVEEAINDGRIRHVGFSTHGSLEVIQAAINTDFFEFVNLHYYYFFQRNAPAIKLASEKDMGIFIISPADKGGKLYTAPQTLQDLCQPLSPLELNYRFLLSDQRITTLSVGPATPEELVEPLQVADSCGELTSAEITIFQRLQNHQESVLETDKCSQCYACLPCPENINIPEVLRLRNLAVAYNMTDYGQYRYGMFENAGHWFPGMKANRCTECGDCLPRCPEKLDIPNLLEDAHNRLNGRAGRRLWG
- a CDS encoding bile acid:sodium symporter family protein, which codes for MQANVFTNVILPLALAIIMLGMGLSLQIEDFKRVTKYPKAVSIGSITQLILLPIIGFLVAKAVPMQPEIAVGLVILSLCPGGPSSNMITYLAKGDVALSVTLTVVSSMVTIFTIPIFANLALQHFLGQTAAIALPIGSTMLQIFLITIVPIGLGMYIKRIFPATALRLEKVTNRLAIAFLALIILILVIREWNRIPGFIVQVGVGVVILNILAMLSGWYMSKFFQLNIPQQICVAIEVGIQNGTLAIAITAGLLKNQDMAIPAAIYSLFMNLTAFVAIYYGRKLSAINSVSNNLVGKV
- a CDS encoding biotin--[acetyl-CoA-carboxylase] ligase; translation: MAGEFNQQKLETALQTARKYGYLPFSLHIFSTVASTNKTLWGLIDQGASTGSVVIATQQTAGRGQWGRQWVSPTGGLYVSVALTPKVDANASYQITLATAWGIACQLRESGVNVGIKWPNDLVLEGRKLGGILTETKVSQGQISQAVVGVGINWSNSVPETGINLESWQADQIHKPISCLETLTSKVLLGIESGMVCLFQEGISILLSRYSELLVNMGDRVHVNDLSGIVVGVTPQGDLRVSLETACVTDTKAPELYLEPGTISLGYRRSLGTY
- a CDS encoding DUF445 domain-containing protein; the protein is MDWSHLWLYVSPPILGGIIGYFTNDIAIKMLFRPYRAIYIGGRRVPFTPGLIPRNQERLAKNISDTIMGSLLTPDELQKLARRLLKTERVQGAILWLLQLAIDQIKTDTNKKSAKIVAGILRDLIGESLPRLLKVLARREDFLEAQINQIFDQILLELQLSEEQASRLADWFLEVVLPPDVIRQAIVDFLTDRTIQIIDESFREKTSGTYWVVANLFGLRNTLTRLRTFCLDEKEATNNRLTELIQDLQMRDRFRKILQNLTLQNLPIGTVRQLRKTTRETVRQYIQTSGSDLLQGLTDSINWENIAELLLNRLSNSPVVMSSLEVVSQELALILERYLEKDLEVIVAQVIPILSIDQVIVDRVKSTSPADLEAAIEGIVKNELQAIVSLGGILGLIVGLFQTAFFIFSQQ
- a CDS encoding riboflavin synthase, with translation MFTGLVQALGTIKPLGGDSWQITCVSQSLSIMQDLAYGDSVAVDGVCLTVEEILKDGFIASASPETLRRTTLGNEQTQQGYVNLETSLRVGGKVGGHFVMGHVDGVGQLLGFEQTASSWEMTFTAPEAIARYIVPKGSITVNGISLTVAAYEPELSQFTVAVIPLTYAETNLRYLVPGSLVNLEGDILGKYVEKFLQPGQRRTTDTDITPAFLLEHGYL
- the pgeF gene encoding peptidoglycan editing factor PgeF, whose amino-acid sequence is MHTWHWHNWEGLPYLSCILLKDWQHGFFTQQFWPRSPHELTKVLHPEASAYRLKQVHGNTVLTPQEVDNQTDGNTDDSALASADGLLSQQPLEAIWVASADCTPVLIGDVKTGQVAALHAGWRGTAQKIVPQAIARMQTHGTQLADLRIALGPAIAGEVYQVSVNVAAEIGASIISHEDAHTIINSLHELPHSPLLADPEPGRVRVDVRRVNALQLENLGISLEQIAIAPYCTYQTPEHFFSYRREKQKKVQWSGIVSH